The proteins below are encoded in one region of Neofelis nebulosa isolate mNeoNeb1 chromosome 17, mNeoNeb1.pri, whole genome shotgun sequence:
- the LOC131499059 gene encoding zinc finger protein 429-like has product MLENYGHLLFLGLVLSKPDLVIFLEQKELWDVKRNHTVASHPAVSSHDTQSLFPKMCIGTIFERVSVDKYKHSALENGHLVIEWNCVGERQGHQRSHETHMQIETTAHYKNLTAQNSEGYKTFWKPPLSNTVTSARQCVSIIKGSNQVVKHTYLQNKNLENLESDLAHAENTSLHHFDKRIALPFQSNISESQRLKKEEKNGKWYPFEGSFLEHSTLQQNHSIFNENRIAHCSESEKILNQDSNVNKYLWTPLPGNYCDCTTCREVFYQSSNLIRQKRIHLGENPSEYTECGKILNQSSNVGDHPRSPVGKNPYTCNEHGNVFSESSRLNTNKTIHIGKKVYICKECGKAFNWHSTLILHQQKHTGERPYKCEECGKTYKYSSSLNKHRIIHTGEKIYKCQECGKTFNWQSGLIGHRKLHAEEKPFQCKECGKAFKRYSSLTVHHRIHTGEKPYQCKECGKVFTHQTSIIRHHRIHTGEKPYQCRECGKAFTQKPTLFVHQRIHTGEKPYQCEKCGKAFTQTSNLMAHRRIHTEEKHYPCKECGKAFI; this is encoded by the exons ATGTTAGAGAACTATGGACACCTTCTCTTCTTGG GTCTTGTTTTGTCAAAGCCAGACCTGGTCATCTTTTTGGAACAAAAGGAGCTCTGGGATGTGAAGAGAAATCACACAGTAGCCTCACACCCAG CTGTATCTTCACACGATACCCAGAGCCTCTTTCCAAAGATGTGCATAGGAACTATTTTCGAAAGGGTGTCAGTGGATAAATATAAACATAGTGCCCTTGAGAATGGACACTTGGTGATAGAGTGGAACTGTGTTGGGGAGAGACAAGGGCATCAAAGATCTCATGAAACACATATGCAAATAGAGACAACTGCCCATTATAAGAATCTCACTGCCCAAAACAGTGAAggatataaaacattttggaagCCCCCCCTCTCTAACACTGTTACTTCTGCAAGGCAGTGTGTTTCTATAATCAAAGGCTCAAATCAAGTGGTCAAACACACATATTTGCAGAACAAAAATTTGGAGAATCTGGAAAGTGACCTAGCCCATGCTGAAAATACTTCTTTGCACCATTTTGACAAGAGGATTGCATTACCCTTTCAgtcaaatatttctgaaagtcagagattgaaaaaggaagaaaaaaatggtaagtgGTATCCATTTGAGGGGTCCTTCCTTGAGCACTCGACCTTACAACAAAACCACAGCATTTTCAATGAAAACAGAATTGCTCATTGCAGTGAATCTGAGAAAATACTGAACCAGGATTCAAATGTTAATAAATATCTATGGACTCCTTTGCCAGGGAACTATTGTGACTGTACTACATGTAGGGAAGTCTTTTATCAAAGCTCAAACCTTATTAGACAGAAAAGAATACATTTGGGAGAGAATCCTTCTGAATATACTGAGTGTGGGAAAATTCTTAACCAGTCCTCCAATGTTGGTGATCATCCGAGGAGTCCTGTGGGAAAAAACCCGTACAcatgcaatgaacatgggaacgTGTTTAGTGAGTCATCAAGACTTAATACCAATAAGACAATCCATATTGGGAAGAAAGTTTACATTTGTAAGGAATGTGGCAAAGCCTTCAACTGGCACTCAACACTAATTCTACATCAGCAAAAGCACACTGGAGAGAGACCTTACAAATGTGAAGAATGTGGTAAAACTTATAAGTACAGCTCATCACTAAATAAACATAGGATaatccatactggagagaaaatTTACAAATGTCAAGAATGTGGCAAGACCTTTAACTGGCAGTCAGGCCTTATTGGACATCGGAAACTTCATGCTGAGGAGAAACCTTtccaatgtaaagaatgtggcaaggcctttaaaAGGTACTCAAGCCTTACTGTACATCAcagaattcacactggagagaaaccttaccaatgtaaagaatgtggcaaggtCTTTACCCACCAGACAAGCATTATCAGACATCACagaatccatactggagagaaaccttaccaatgtagagaatgtggcaaggcctttaccCAGAAACCAACCCTTTTTgtacatcagagaattcatacaggagagaaaccttaccaatgtgaaaaatgtggcaaggcctttaccCAGACCTCAAACCTTATGGCACACCGCAGAATTCACACTGAAGAGAAACATTACccatgtaaagaatgtggcaaggcctttattTGA